From one Rosa rugosa chromosome 4, drRosRugo1.1, whole genome shotgun sequence genomic stretch:
- the LOC133742300 gene encoding zinc finger BED domain-containing protein DAYSLEEPER: protein MDWAASNAFKNFKDVEPKSIMEMGIIPHIDAGDIGLGSSDKGNAATPPSTKPRKKTMTSVYLKFFETAPDGKSRRCKFCGQSYSIATATGNLGRHLGNRHPGYDKSGDVVSVSNPSPQPITVIRKHQSQAKATQVDYEHLNWLLVKWLALASLPPSTLEEKWLANSFRFLNPSIQLWPSEDYKKIFRDVFRSMQEVVRASMENVSSKVSITLDFWTSYERIFYMSVTCHWIDENWSFQKAMLDVCHIPFPCGVVEIYNSLVKVLRLYNIESRILSCTHDNSQSALQNLDGQNVGHFCYIPCSAHTLSLIIDDGLRTIEQVIAKIREFVLCLNASSEISEEFTQLTAAYHEGTWKIPLDTSTRWSGNYQMLDIVCKASKSMDAVIRKYETLGNRMLLSSVEKNAVNNVHRYLEPFYKTTNNMCTNKVPTVGLVLFFMDHISETIATCRDSHLYPELKNAAEDMAKKVRNYNSQVCNIFTYMTAILDPRIKGELIPESLNSDNFLEEARTHFIRNYSINHFPSMTGGYSNQEIEEGGNVSFAEEIARKKRRANTNNSSDELTQYLSEPPAPLATDVLEWWKVNSMRYPRLSVMARDFLAVQANSVAPEELFCGKGAEIDKQRFCMPHDSTQALLCIRSWLQSGMKLKYKTTEIDFERLMELATSADNHSSNAGSEKKQRQ from the exons ATGGACTGGGCTGCAAGTAACgctttcaaaaatttcaaag ATGTGGAACCCAAGTCCATCATGGAAATGGGAATCATTCCGCACATTGATGCAGGTGATATTGGTTTGGGGTCCTCAGACAAGGGGAACGCTGCTACTCCTCCTTCAACAAAACCGAGAAAGAAGACCATGACGTCCGTTTATCTCAAGTTTTTCGAGACAGCTCCGGATGGAAAAAGCCGCCGGTGCAAGTTCTGTGGACAAAGCTATTCCATTGCTACTGCCACtg GCAATCTGGGGAGGCACCTAGGTAATCGGCATCCAGGGTATGATAAGTCGGGGGATGTTGTTAGTGTTTCCAATCCTTCACCACAGCCCATCACTGTAATCAGGAAGCATCAATCTCAAGCAAAAGCAACTCAAGTGGATTATGAACATTTAAATTGGTTGCTCGTTAAATGGCTTGCTTTAGCTTCGCTCCCTCCTTCAACCTTGGAAGAAAAGTGGCTCGCCAACTCTTTTAGGTTTTTGAATCCATCGATACAGCTCTGGCCGAGTGAGGATTACAAGAAAATATTTCGTGATGTTTTCAGGAGTATGCAGGAAGTAGTAAGAGCATCTATGGAAAATGTTTCTTCAAAGGTCTCAATCACGCTTGACTTTTGGACTTCTTATGAAAGGATTTTTTATATGAGTGTCACCTGTCACTGGATTGACGAGAACTGGTCTTTCCAAAAGGCAATGCTTGATGTTTGTCACATTCCTTTCCCTTGTGGGGTTGTCGAGATCTACAACTCTCTAGTGAAGGTTCTTAGGTTGTACAACATTGAGAGTAGAATACTTTCCTGCACCCATGATAACAGTCAAAGTGCCTTACAGAACTTGGATGGTCAGAATGTGGGGCACTTCTGTTATATCCCCTGTTCTGCTCACACTTTGAGCTTGATCATAGATGATGGATTGAGAACCATAGAACAAGTAATCGCTAAGATCAGAGAGTTTGTATTATGTTTAAATGCATCATCAGAGATCTCAGAGGAATTTACTCAATTGACTGCAGCTTACCACGAAGGCACTTGGAAAATTCCACTTGATACCTCAACACGGTGGAGTGGCAACTATCAGATGCTTGATATTGTATGCAAG GCTTCTAAGTCCATGGATGCTGTTATCAGGAAGTATGAGACACTAGGCAATAGAATGCTGCTGAGCTCTGTGGAGAAGAATGCAGTCAATAATGTGCATCGATATCTAGAACCCTTCTACAAAACCACAAACAACATGTGCACAAACAAGGTGCCCACAGTGGGGCTGGTTCTCTTCTTCATGGATCACATTTCTGAGACGATTGCTACTTGCAGAGATTCACACCTTTATCCAGAGTTGAAGAATGCTGCTGAAGACATGGCTAAGAAGGTTAGAAACTACAATAGCCAGGTTTGCAACATATTTACCTACATGACAGCAATTCTTGATCCTCGAATTAAAGGAGAGCTAATTCCTGAGAGCCTTAATTCAGACAATTTTCTTGAGGAAGCGAGAACCCATTTCATTAGAAACTATTCTATCAATCATTTCCCATCCATGACTGGTGGATACAGCAATCAAGAAATAGAGGAGGGAGGTAATGTCTCTTTTGCTGAGGAAATTGCCCGAAAGAAAAGAAGGGCAAACACGAACAATTCCAGTGATGAGCTCACTCAATATCTGTCAGAGCCTCCAGCTCCATTAGCAACAGATGTTCTCGAGTGGTGGAAGGTCAATAGTATGCGCTACCCGCGACTTTCTGTAATGGCTCGGGATTTCTTGGCTGTGCAGGCAAATTCAGTGGCACCTGAAGAACTGTTCTGTGGCAAAGGTGCTGAAATTGATAAGCAGCGATTTTGCATGCCACATGATAGCACACAAGCTCTCCTTTGTATAAGGTCATGGTTACAAAGCGGGATGAAGTTGAAGTACAAGACAACCGAAATAGATTTTGAGCGTCTGATGGAATTGGCAACAAGTGCTGATAATCATAGTAGTAATGCTGGTTCGGAGAAGAAACAAAGGCAATGA